In Alkalidesulfovibrio alkalitolerans DSM 16529, one genomic interval encodes:
- a CDS encoding rhodanese-like domain-containing protein, producing the protein MSLKRLALTLALILCLAPAALAQNIFEEEVVNEKYALLGANLALLAVEGGYKYVDTATLKQWMDEKKPMVLVDTMPFEASYQKGHFPGAKQFLFPIPTMTAWDNAETEGKSQEDFVAMLGADKDALIVFYCGFVKCTRSHNGALWAKKLGYTNVYRHPGGLYAWKGAGFPLAK; encoded by the coding sequence CTGATCCTCTGCCTGGCTCCGGCCGCCCTGGCCCAGAACATCTTCGAGGAAGAGGTGGTCAACGAGAAGTACGCCCTGCTCGGCGCGAACCTGGCCCTGCTGGCCGTCGAGGGCGGCTACAAGTACGTGGACACCGCGACCCTCAAGCAGTGGATGGATGAGAAGAAGCCCATGGTTCTCGTGGACACCATGCCCTTCGAGGCGAGCTACCAGAAAGGACACTTCCCCGGCGCCAAGCAGTTCCTGTTCCCCATCCCGACCATGACCGCCTGGGACAACGCCGAGACCGAGGGCAAATCCCAGGAGGATTTCGTGGCCATGCTCGGCGCGGACAAGGACGCGCTGATCGTCTTCTACTGCGGGTTCGTGAAGTGCACCCGCTCGCACAACGGCGCGCTGTGGGCCAAGAAGCTCGGCTACACCAACGTCTACCGCCATCCGGGCGGGCTCTACGCCTGGAAGGGCGCGGGCTTCCCCCTGGCGAAGTAG